In one window of Spartinivicinus marinus DNA:
- a CDS encoding Nudix family hydrolase, giving the protein MYKKSIQVAAAAIINTSGEVLIAKRPDDKHQGGKWEFPGGKIEQGETVLDALTRELHEELAIQVVTANPLIQITYEYPEKIVQLDVWQVTEFSGDPIGNEGQSIQWVAKTQLFNFQFPPANRPILQALLLPDYYLISGDFEDQADCLRRVQAAIASGIKLIQLRTTEKPIPLDLVKALADYCYQTNVQLLIKQSNCSREIYNLKGISGVHLTVAELMDCNGAVITQYQKQGCLVAASCHNAEEIVKANALALDFITLSPIQPTASHPGQLGLGWKTAQQLIKLAQCPVYCLGGLSSSDVGQARQVGSQGVAGISQFWPS; this is encoded by the coding sequence ATGTACAAAAAATCAATTCAGGTTGCAGCTGCAGCAATTATAAATACTTCAGGCGAGGTGTTAATTGCTAAGCGTCCGGATGACAAACACCAAGGTGGCAAGTGGGAATTTCCTGGTGGAAAAATAGAGCAGGGAGAAACTGTTCTGGATGCATTAACAAGAGAGTTGCATGAAGAACTTGCTATTCAGGTTGTTACTGCAAATCCATTAATTCAAATAACCTATGAATACCCTGAAAAAATTGTACAGCTTGATGTATGGCAAGTAACAGAGTTTAGTGGTGATCCTATTGGTAATGAAGGGCAATCTATCCAGTGGGTAGCAAAAACACAGTTATTTAACTTTCAGTTTCCACCCGCTAATCGTCCAATTCTTCAAGCTTTGTTATTGCCAGATTATTATTTAATTTCAGGTGATTTTGAAGATCAGGCAGACTGCTTAAGGCGCGTACAAGCAGCTATAGCATCAGGGATTAAACTAATACAGCTAAGAACTACAGAAAAACCTATTCCACTAGATTTGGTAAAAGCGCTGGCAGACTACTGTTATCAAACAAATGTACAGCTACTTATTAAGCAATCAAACTGTAGTAGAGAAATATATAATCTTAAAGGAATTAGCGGTGTTCACCTAACCGTAGCTGAATTGATGGACTGCAATGGAGCTGTTATTACTCAGTATCAAAAGCAAGGGTGTCTAGTTGCAGCATCCTGCCATAATGCTGAGGAAATAGTTAAGGCTAATGCTCTCGCGCTGGACTTTATTACGCTTTCGCCCATTCAGCCAACGGCAAGTCACCCAGGACAACTTGGCTTAGGCTGGAAAACAGCTCAGCAACTCATAAAACTAGCTCAGTGCCCAGTGTACTGCTTAGGTGGGCTAAGTTCTTCTGATGTAGGGCAAGCTAGGCAGGTTGGTAGCCAAGGAGTTGCTGGCATCAGCCAATTCTGGCCTAGTTAG
- the yacG gene encoding DNA gyrase inhibitor YacG — protein MTSAIVKCPTCQKAGPWTPKNEFRPFCSKRCQLIDLGAWADEQHCIPGDPAYLSDNELSTEHPTDQLV, from the coding sequence ATGACTAGTGCTATCGTTAAGTGCCCTACCTGCCAAAAAGCAGGCCCTTGGACACCAAAAAATGAATTTCGACCCTTCTGCTCAAAGCGCTGCCAGTTGATTGATTTAGGTGCCTGGGCAGATGAGCAGCATTGTATTCCAGGTGATCCTGCTTATCTGTCTGATAATGAACTTTCAACAGAACACCCAACTGACCAGTTAGTATAA
- the coaE gene encoding dephospho-CoA kinase (Dephospho-CoA kinase (CoaE) performs the final step in coenzyme A biosynthesis.) — protein MVYKIGITGGIGSGKTAATDYLANSKQITIVDADIIARQVVEPGSSALSVITEHFGIQVLLEDGSLNRQYLRQLIFNSSVEKKWLESLLHPLIRQQIIVELELAISAYAVLVSPLLFETNQHLLVDRTLLIDVPETIQITRACQRDKMSKEQAQRILATQMPREKKRQKANDIINNQGSLQQLYAQLDQLHQQYLGFACHD, from the coding sequence ATGGTGTATAAGATTGGTATTACAGGCGGCATAGGTAGTGGTAAAACAGCCGCAACAGACTACTTAGCCAACTCAAAACAAATTACCATTGTTGATGCCGATATTATTGCCAGACAAGTGGTAGAACCAGGTTCTTCTGCTTTATCTGTCATTACAGAACATTTTGGTATTCAGGTTTTACTTGAAGACGGCTCACTTAATCGCCAATATCTACGGCAACTGATTTTTAATTCATCCGTAGAAAAAAAGTGGCTAGAGAGCTTACTGCATCCTCTGATTCGTCAGCAAATTATTGTAGAACTAGAGCTGGCTATATCTGCTTATGCAGTGCTGGTATCCCCTTTATTATTTGAGACTAATCAGCATCTGCTTGTTGATCGTACTTTACTTATTGATGTGCCTGAAACAATCCAAATCACCAGAGCCTGTCAGCGAGACAAGATGTCAAAAGAGCAAGCTCAACGCATATTGGCAACACAAATGCCCCGAGAGAAGAAACGACAGAAAGCAAATGATATAATTAACAATCAAGGTTCACTTCAGCAACTTTATGCTCAACTGGATCAGCTTCACCAGCAATATTTAGGATTTGCTTGTCATGACTAG
- a CDS encoding prepilin peptidase: MNIIDYLASSPAAFILVSLFLGLIIGSFLNVVILRLPTMMKRDWQTQCSEFLELPAPTMEPARFNLIFPHSHCPKCQAPVKAWQNIPIVSYILLKGKCANCQAPISIRYPLIEFASGLLAVAAAYYYGFSWQMLAASSLFFAMIVLTMIDLDEQLLPDSITLPFLWLGLALNYFDFFTDLDSAVWGAIAGYLSLWSVYWAFKLLTGKEGMGHGDFKLLACFGAWLGWQMLPVIILLSSFVGALVGITMIGLGLKERNSKIPFGPYLAIAGIIACLWGEALLNNYLQIAKFHGV; encoded by the coding sequence ATGAATATTATCGATTACTTAGCCAGTAGTCCTGCGGCTTTTATTTTAGTTTCGCTTTTTTTAGGGTTGATTATTGGTAGCTTTTTAAACGTAGTTATTTTACGGCTCCCCACTATGATGAAACGGGACTGGCAAACCCAATGTTCTGAATTTCTTGAGCTACCGGCTCCTACTATGGAGCCCGCTAGGTTTAATTTAATATTTCCTCACTCTCACTGCCCAAAGTGTCAAGCGCCTGTTAAAGCCTGGCAAAACATACCGATAGTGAGTTACATTTTGTTAAAAGGAAAATGCGCCAATTGTCAGGCTCCTATCTCAATTCGTTACCCTCTTATTGAGTTTGCCTCTGGATTACTAGCAGTTGCAGCGGCCTATTACTACGGTTTTAGCTGGCAAATGCTCGCAGCAAGCAGTTTATTTTTTGCCATGATTGTACTCACCATGATTGACCTGGATGAACAATTATTACCCGATAGTATCACCTTGCCTTTTTTATGGCTTGGCCTGGCCTTAAACTATTTCGACTTTTTTACTGACCTTGACAGCGCAGTTTGGGGAGCTATTGCTGGATATTTGTCATTGTGGAGCGTGTATTGGGCTTTCAAGTTATTGACTGGTAAAGAAGGAATGGGCCATGGCGATTTTAAATTATTAGCCTGCTTTGGCGCCTGGCTTGGTTGGCAAATGTTGCCTGTTATTATCCTATTGTCTTCTTTTGTGGGGGCCTTGGTAGGTATTACTATGATTGGTTTAGGCCTTAAAGAACGCAACAGCAAAATCCCCTTTGGCCCTTACTTAGCCATTGCGGGTATTATCGCTTGTTTATGGGGTGAGGCTCTACTGAATAATTATCTACAAATAGCAAAATTCCATGGTGTATAA
- a CDS encoding type II secretion system F family protein yields the protein MATKAVKPSAFVWEGKDKKGRKTKGEIQGASIAMVKAELRKQGINPTKVKKKAISFAGKGRKVKPMDIAVFTRQLATMMKAGVPLIQSFEITADGCENPTMRDLVNDVKNDVAGGSSLAEALSKRPKYFDDLYCSLVASGEQSGALESLLDRIATYKEKTESLKAKIKKAMTYPIAVVVVAIIVTAILLIKVVPQFQEVFAGFGADLPAFTMFVIQISEFLQAYWLYFLAGIGVLIFASSKALEKSKGLRDGRDRFVLKIPIIGDIIDKSAVARYARTLSTTFAAGVPLVDALDSVAGAAGNVVYYQAARQIKEDISSGQQLQFAMKNTAVFPSMAVQMVGIGEESGALDEMLDKVANHYEEEVDNMVDNLTSLMEPIIMSVLGVLVGGLIVAMYLPIFQLGSVV from the coding sequence ATGGCTACAAAAGCAGTTAAACCCAGCGCTTTCGTCTGGGAAGGCAAAGATAAAAAAGGTCGAAAAACCAAAGGGGAGATCCAAGGCGCCAGCATTGCCATGGTGAAAGCAGAACTGCGTAAGCAGGGGATCAACCCAACTAAGGTTAAGAAAAAAGCGATCAGTTTTGCTGGTAAAGGCAGAAAGGTCAAGCCGATGGATATTGCAGTCTTTACCCGTCAGCTGGCCACCATGATGAAAGCGGGCGTGCCGTTGATCCAGTCTTTTGAAATTACCGCTGATGGCTGTGAAAATCCCACTATGCGTGATTTGGTTAATGACGTTAAAAATGATGTAGCAGGGGGTAGTAGCTTAGCGGAAGCGTTAAGTAAACGCCCCAAATACTTTGATGACTTATATTGCAGTCTAGTCGCTTCTGGAGAACAATCAGGTGCACTGGAAAGCTTGCTGGACAGAATTGCCACCTACAAAGAAAAAACCGAGTCATTAAAAGCAAAAATCAAAAAAGCCATGACTTACCCTATTGCGGTTGTGGTGGTGGCAATCATTGTGACAGCCATCCTATTAATTAAAGTGGTACCTCAGTTCCAAGAAGTTTTCGCAGGCTTTGGTGCTGACTTACCTGCTTTTACTATGTTTGTTATTCAAATATCAGAATTTTTACAAGCCTATTGGCTGTACTTTTTAGCGGGTATTGGCGTGCTTATCTTTGCTTCTAGTAAGGCGTTAGAGAAATCAAAAGGGCTTCGTGATGGTCGTGACCGCTTCGTCCTAAAAATACCGATTATTGGCGATATCATTGATAAATCAGCTGTTGCTCGTTATGCCAGAACCCTTTCTACCACTTTTGCTGCCGGGGTTCCTTTAGTCGATGCACTTGATTCAGTGGCAGGAGCAGCTGGTAACGTGGTTTATTATCAGGCCGCCAGACAAATTAAAGAGGATATTTCTTCTGGCCAGCAGCTACAGTTTGCTATGAAGAATACTGCTGTCTTCCCAAGCATGGCAGTGCAAATGGTGGGAATTGGTGAAGAGTCTGGCGCTCTAGATGAAATGCTGGATAAAGTAGCCAACCACTATGAAGAAGAAGTAGACAACATGGTTGATAACCTCACTAGCTTGATGGAACCAATTATCATGTCCGTATTAGGGGTCTTAGTCGGTGGCCTGATTGTGGCAATGTACTTACCCATTTTCCAACTGGGTTCTGTCGTATAG
- the pilB gene encoding type IV-A pilus assembly ATPase PilB gives MILTGLAKRLVDDNLLSHDQASQAYQEASKQKIPFVTHLVQADLVKSKDIARLSAEEFGSPLMDMDCYDFTQAPKELVNEKLIRKHHTLPLLKRGNRLFIAVSDPTNLNALDEIRFNTGLNIDAVLVEENKLSAAIEKFLESADDALSDLADEDLDALEISAGEEEKEAAAGGDEADDAPVVRFVNKMLLSAIKGGSSDLHFEPYEKSYRVRFRTDGVLHEAARPPITLAPRISSRLKIMSAMDISERRKPQDGRIKMKLSKTKAIDFRVNTCPTLWGEKIVLRILDPTSAQMGIDSLGYEEIQKDMYMDALHQPQGMILVTGPTGSGKTVSLYTGLNILNTVERNISTAEDPVEINLEGINQVNVNPKQGMDFAQALRAFLRQDPDIIMVGEIRDLETAGIAIKAAQTGHMVMSTLHTNSAAETLTRLLNMGVPAFNLATTVNLIIAQRLARRLCSNCKVKADIPKTALLHEGFTEEQAQTAELYGPKGCDKCNNGYKGRLGIYEVVKITPGLSKIIMEEGNSIQIAEQAQKEGFNSLRTSGLLKALQGITSLEEVNRVTKD, from the coding sequence ATGATTCTAACGGGACTTGCTAAACGTTTAGTTGATGATAACCTGCTCAGCCATGACCAGGCGAGCCAGGCCTATCAAGAAGCCTCTAAACAAAAAATTCCTTTTGTTACCCACCTTGTCCAAGCAGATTTGGTCAAGTCTAAAGATATAGCTCGACTTTCAGCAGAAGAGTTTGGCTCTCCTTTAATGGATATGGATTGTTATGATTTTACTCAGGCACCTAAAGAACTGGTCAATGAAAAGCTGATTAGAAAGCACCATACTCTGCCTTTGCTTAAGCGTGGCAATCGTTTATTTATTGCCGTTTCTGACCCTACCAACCTAAATGCATTAGATGAAATTCGCTTTAATACTGGTTTAAATATCGATGCAGTTTTAGTTGAAGAAAATAAACTATCAGCAGCCATAGAAAAGTTTCTCGAAAGTGCTGATGATGCCTTAAGTGATTTAGCAGACGAAGATTTGGATGCTCTCGAAATATCTGCTGGTGAAGAAGAGAAAGAAGCCGCTGCGGGTGGTGATGAAGCCGATGATGCACCTGTCGTTCGATTTGTTAATAAGATGTTACTCAGCGCGATTAAAGGTGGCTCTTCAGACCTTCACTTTGAACCCTATGAAAAGAGCTATCGGGTTAGATTCAGAACAGATGGTGTACTACATGAAGCGGCTAGACCACCAATTACTCTAGCCCCTCGCATTTCTTCACGACTAAAAATTATGTCTGCTATGGATATTTCTGAACGGCGCAAGCCTCAGGATGGACGGATTAAGATGAAATTATCCAAGACTAAAGCCATCGACTTTCGGGTTAATACCTGCCCTACCTTGTGGGGAGAAAAAATCGTTCTACGGATTCTTGACCCTACCAGTGCTCAAATGGGTATCGACAGTTTAGGTTATGAAGAAATCCAAAAAGATATGTATATGGATGCTCTACACCAGCCTCAGGGCATGATTCTGGTGACTGGCCCCACAGGGAGCGGAAAAACCGTCTCACTTTATACAGGACTCAACATTCTAAATACTGTTGAACGCAATATTTCCACCGCAGAAGACCCTGTCGAAATAAACTTGGAAGGTATTAACCAGGTTAATGTTAATCCTAAGCAAGGAATGGACTTTGCCCAAGCATTGCGTGCCTTTTTACGGCAAGATCCAGACATTATCATGGTAGGTGAGATTCGAGATCTAGAGACTGCCGGTATTGCCATAAAAGCTGCTCAAACCGGCCATATGGTGATGTCTACATTACATACCAACAGCGCAGCTGAAACCTTAACTCGGTTATTAAATATGGGGGTTCCGGCTTTTAACTTAGCCACTACAGTCAACTTGATTATTGCCCAACGGTTGGCTCGACGGTTATGCAGTAACTGTAAAGTGAAAGCCGATATTCCTAAAACGGCTCTACTCCATGAGGGTTTTACTGAAGAACAAGCACAGACTGCTGAACTTTATGGACCTAAGGGCTGTGACAAATGTAACAATGGTTACAAAGGACGACTAGGCATCTATGAAGTCGTTAAAATTACGCCTGGGCTTTCAAAAATCATTATGGAAGAAGGCAACTCGATTCAAATTGCTGAACAAGCACAAAAAGAAGGCTTTAATAGCTTACGTACTTCTGGCTTGCTCAAAGCATTACAAGGGATTACCAGCCTTGAAGAGGTAAACCGAGTGACAAAAGATTAG
- a CDS encoding pilin: MKTIRQQQGFTLIELMIVVAIIGILAAVAIPAYQDYTVRTKVSEGMTLASGAKSAVAETRLSLGRYPTSTNASYGLAGSTKITGNNVASVAVGDSGKITVTYNNDTAIDTKKLVLIPTLAAGGGSVTWTCGQGTSDVDDKYLPANCR, encoded by the coding sequence ATGAAAACCATAAGGCAGCAACAGGGCTTCACCCTGATAGAATTAATGATTGTGGTTGCAATCATAGGCATATTAGCAGCGGTAGCTATACCTGCTTACCAAGATTATACGGTTAGGACGAAAGTGTCAGAGGGGATGACATTGGCCTCTGGTGCTAAATCGGCTGTTGCTGAAACACGTTTATCTCTGGGGCGTTATCCAACCTCAACAAATGCTAGCTATGGTTTAGCCGGTAGTACAAAGATAACAGGTAATAACGTAGCAAGTGTAGCAGTTGGCGATAGTGGCAAAATTACTGTTACATATAATAATGACACTGCTATTGATACTAAAAAACTAGTATTAATTCCAACATTAGCAGCTGGTGGAGGCTCTGTTACATGGACTTGTGGTCAGGGGACTTCTGATGTTGATGATAAATATCTTCCAGCAAACTGCAGATAG
- a CDS encoding glycosyltransferase family 2 protein, translating to MYDYSIIMPAKNEAKSLDELIPKIINIASDINAEIIVVDDGSTDHTAEICHKYGINYIKNPYTKGNGASIKVGANEANGKYLIFMDADGQHDPDNIKLMLEVMKQGIDMVVGSRYKNSHANISRGFANKLYNILASWMVGHKISDLTSGFRVVNEYKFKQFINLLPNGFSYPTTITMAFYRAGYSVNYVPMSFHKRKGNSHINPFQDGIRFLLIIFKIGTLYSPLKIFFPLSIIHILLGFFYYIYTYFSFGTFTNMSALLVSNGLLIFLIGLVSEQITALIYSNK from the coding sequence ATGTATGACTATTCAATTATAATGCCAGCTAAAAATGAGGCTAAGTCACTTGATGAATTAATTCCAAAAATTATAAATATAGCAAGTGATATTAACGCTGAAATTATAGTGGTTGATGATGGGAGTACAGATCATACAGCGGAAATATGCCATAAATATGGTATTAATTACATTAAAAATCCATACACAAAGGGTAATGGTGCATCTATCAAAGTTGGAGCTAATGAAGCAAATGGAAAATACTTGATATTTATGGATGCTGATGGTCAACATGATCCAGATAATATAAAGTTGATGCTTGAAGTGATGAAGCAAGGCATTGATATGGTCGTTGGATCAAGATATAAAAATTCCCATGCAAATATATCAAGGGGATTTGCAAATAAATTATATAATATACTTGCTAGCTGGATGGTTGGACATAAAATATCAGATTTGACATCAGGATTTAGAGTGGTTAATGAATATAAGTTTAAACAATTTATTAACTTGTTACCAAATGGATTTTCTTACCCAACAACTATTACAATGGCCTTTTATAGAGCTGGCTATTCAGTTAATTATGTTCCAATGAGCTTTCACAAAAGAAAAGGAAATAGTCATATTAATCCATTTCAAGATGGAATTAGGTTTCTTCTTATAATATTCAAAATTGGTACGCTTTACTCTCCATTGAAAATATTTTTTCCACTAAGCATTATACATATACTACTTGGATTTTTTTATTATATTTATACGTATTTCTCTTTTGGAACTTTTACCAATATGAGTGCTCTTTTAGTAAGTAATGGATTGTTGATTTTTTTAATAGGACTAGTTTCGGAACAAATAACTGCATTGATTTACTCTAATAAATGA
- a CDS encoding class I SAM-dependent methyltransferase produces MNKYRYQEKLSKVTPILLDSNYKQPKVDKMISILTDCGALSSNRGLAIDIGCSAGFFTRALSPYFDNVVGLDIDDSALTIACQKQTYENITYMIGDSMKLPFSDNSVNLVICNHVYEHVPDAERLFEEIERVLSNEGVCYLGAASRLTIIEPHYKLPFLSWLPKLLANKYIKIFNKGNEYYENLKTPWGIKRLISKFYVKDYTLEIVYYPDKYCARDLITKGGFIEKVPKFLWVYLYNFLPSFILILKK; encoded by the coding sequence ATGAATAAATATAGATATCAGGAAAAGCTATCTAAAGTAACACCAATTCTATTAGATAGTAACTATAAACAGCCGAAAGTTGATAAAATGATATCTATTCTTACTGATTGTGGAGCACTATCGAGTAATAGAGGACTTGCAATAGATATAGGCTGTTCAGCTGGATTTTTTACTAGAGCCTTGTCACCATATTTTGACAATGTTGTTGGTTTGGATATCGATGATAGTGCTTTAACAATAGCTTGCCAGAAGCAAACTTATGAAAATATTACTTATATGATTGGCGACTCAATGAAGTTACCTTTTTCTGATAACAGTGTAAATCTAGTTATTTGTAATCATGTGTATGAACATGTCCCTGATGCTGAAAGGCTATTCGAAGAAATTGAAAGAGTGTTGTCAAATGAAGGAGTATGTTATCTTGGGGCTGCATCAAGACTAACAATAATTGAACCGCATTATAAATTACCATTTCTTTCTTGGCTACCAAAGCTATTAGCTAATAAATATATTAAAATATTTAATAAAGGTAACGAATATTATGAAAATCTTAAAACTCCTTGGGGGATTAAACGATTAATATCTAAATTTTATGTTAAGGACTATACGCTTGAAATAGTATACTATCCAGATAAATATTGCGCTAGAGACTTAATAACTAAAGGAGGTTTTATTGAAAAAGTACCAAAATTTTTATGGGTTTACTTGTATAATTTTTTGCCCTCTTTTATACTTATATTAAAAAAATAG
- a CDS encoding lysylphosphatidylglycerol synthase domain-containing protein: MKIINYLTLFLSGLFIAFIISTQWSEINKLTWSININLFIISLLFLSIIYYLAAMGWHLILKSDNQNILYLKSLQIWIFSAFYRYIPGIIWPYISRIHLTNKENISKASCIKSILIENVLISISSISVGLPTIYYILKSNSVFMSLLLFLSILFISLLTIKKHAAHLIKSATKFFNLTPTKILKLFLFYFFYWILFSSNFFILYIALFGNSNIYSIKSIYIATSFSVSFLIGFISSLSPSGIGIREAALYSILILHIPIPEATILAIISRLWLIGGEIITFLLTLLIKAYLKEKISRLK, translated from the coding sequence ATGAAAATTATTAACTACCTAACATTATTTTTATCAGGTTTATTTATTGCCTTTATCATTTCAACTCAATGGAGTGAGATAAATAAGCTAACCTGGTCAATAAACATAAATTTATTTATTATTTCTTTATTGTTTCTATCTATAATATATTATTTAGCAGCTATGGGGTGGCATCTAATATTAAAATCAGACAATCAAAATATTTTATATTTAAAATCATTACAAATATGGATATTTTCGGCATTTTATAGATACATCCCAGGTATTATATGGCCATATATAAGCCGAATACATCTTACTAATAAAGAAAACATATCAAAAGCATCTTGTATAAAATCTATTTTAATTGAAAATGTACTAATTTCTATTTCTTCAATATCCGTTGGATTACCTACTATTTACTATATTTTAAAATCAAATTCTGTTTTTATGAGTTTATTGTTGTTTTTATCGATATTATTTATCTCACTGCTTACAATAAAAAAACATGCAGCCCATCTTATAAAAAGTGCAACTAAATTTTTTAACTTAACTCCAACAAAAATATTAAAATTATTTTTATTTTATTTTTTTTACTGGATACTATTTTCTTCTAATTTTTTTATATTGTATATAGCACTGTTTGGAAATAGTAATATTTACTCTATTAAGTCTATATATATTGCAACTTCTTTTTCAGTGAGCTTTTTAATAGGGTTTATTTCTTCATTATCTCCTTCAGGGATAGGTATCCGAGAAGCAGCACTTTACAGTATTTTGATATTACATATTCCAATACCTGAAGCCACAATATTAGCTATTATAAGTAGACTTTGGTTAATTGGTGGGGAAATTATCACTTTTTTATTAACTCTTTTAATTAAAGCATATCTTAAAGAAAAAATAAGTCGACTTAAATAA
- the asnB gene encoding asparagine synthase (glutamine-hydrolyzing) — MCGITFIYSKNNDSYSLFKRTQLAVNRLYHRGPDQQNIISIENAVLGHTRLSIIDISSSMQPMHTPDKRYWLVFNGEIYNYKELKSSLADKWFFNSAGDTEVILAGLALYGDSFIKLMEGMWAIAFWDTKEKKLTLSRDPFGKKPLYFKMAKEEFMCSSELPALKALDQTPWSEDLNSTSDYFSYGICLPGHTFYKDVKEVLPGHNLTWSPGNTYSTEPYWQLETKRIQDINNHSYEKLEDLLLKSIKKRLVADVEIGAFLSGGIDSSLIVSLISNKIKNNLKTFTVSFCNKSYDESKFAKEISKKFNTQHIISNFDLSSSHKTIIPLITNSIGQPFSDASILPTYLLSKVTSSYVKVALSGDGADEVFSGYQRYQARVLYNWFFRLPKTLRKNIKIILDYIPEPMVHHSASLIKKAKLFIELAEEYQKEPNYTAPLVFNSSLQKRLCPELTGYGHIINTLPEETELDGVEQMMRRDMLIYLPQDILLKIDRASMANSLEVRSPFLDTQLVNFAFTFPPNYHRSWLQGKKILRKTFQPSLPKKIWRRRKQGFSVPIQKWFQNELGRNLREIILETNSPLCKNTVLALLDEHCKLHKDYSIQLWAIYIYLIWREAN, encoded by the coding sequence ATGTGTGGCATAACATTTATTTATTCAAAAAACAATGACTCTTATAGCTTATTTAAAAGAACTCAACTAGCTGTTAACCGGCTATACCATAGAGGCCCAGATCAACAAAATATTATATCAATTGAAAATGCTGTGCTTGGGCATACTCGGCTATCTATCATTGATATTTCTTCAAGCATGCAACCTATGCACACTCCTGACAAACGTTATTGGTTAGTTTTTAATGGAGAAATTTATAACTATAAAGAGTTAAAAAGTTCTCTAGCAGATAAATGGTTTTTTAATTCAGCCGGGGATACCGAAGTAATTTTGGCTGGATTAGCACTATATGGGGATAGCTTTATTAAATTAATGGAGGGAATGTGGGCTATCGCATTTTGGGATACAAAAGAAAAAAAACTGACTTTATCAAGAGACCCTTTTGGTAAAAAACCACTGTACTTTAAAATGGCAAAAGAGGAATTTATGTGCTCATCAGAACTTCCTGCCCTGAAAGCACTAGACCAGACGCCATGGAGTGAAGACCTTAATAGCACATCTGACTATTTCTCATATGGTATCTGTTTGCCAGGGCATACATTTTATAAGGATGTTAAGGAAGTATTACCAGGCCATAATTTAACCTGGAGTCCTGGCAATACTTATTCAACAGAGCCTTATTGGCAGCTTGAAACAAAAAGAATACAAGATATTAATAACCACAGTTATGAAAAACTAGAAGACCTTTTATTAAAATCGATAAAAAAGAGGTTAGTTGCTGATGTTGAAATAGGAGCTTTCCTATCTGGTGGCATCGACTCATCACTTATTGTTAGCCTAATTTCTAATAAAATTAAAAACAACTTAAAAACGTTCACAGTTTCATTTTGTAACAAAAGCTATGATGAAAGCAAGTTTGCAAAAGAAATATCTAAAAAATTTAACACACAACATATAATAAGTAATTTTGACTTATCATCTTCCCATAAAACTATTATCCCCCTTATTACTAATAGCATAGGCCAACCATTCTCAGATGCATCAATACTTCCTACTTACTTATTATCTAAAGTTACATCTTCCTACGTTAAGGTAGCTTTATCAGGAGACGGTGCTGATGAAGTTTTCTCTGGTTACCAGCGATATCAAGCCCGAGTGCTATATAACTGGTTCTTTCGTTTACCTAAAACATTGAGAAAAAATATAAAAATAATTCTGGATTATATACCTGAACCAATGGTTCATCACAGTGCTAGCCTTATAAAAAAAGCAAAATTATTTATTGAACTTGCTGAAGAATATCAGAAGGAACCAAATTATACTGCACCATTAGTATTCAATAGCTCTCTACAAAAAAGGCTTTGTCCAGAGTTAACAGGATATGGACATATTATTAACACACTACCTGAAGAAACAGAGCTTGATGGGGTAGAGCAAATGATGAGAAGAGATATGCTTATTTACCTACCACAAGATATTCTGCTTAAAATAGACCGAGCTTCAATGGCAAATTCATTAGAAGTTAGGTCTCCATTTTTAGATACACAACTAGTTAACTTTGCATTTACCTTTCCCCCTAATTACCATCGTAGCTGGTTACAAGGTAAAAAAATTTTAAGAAAAACATTCCAACCTTCATTACCTAAAAAGATATGGAGACGTAGAAAACAAGGCTTTTCTGTACCTATTCAAAAATGGTTCCAGAATGAGCTAGGAAGAAATTTAAGAGAAATTATCCTAGAAACTAACTCTCCATTATGCAAAAATACTGTCTTAGCGTTATTAGATGAACATTGTAAGCTTCATAAAGACTACAGTATTCAGTTATGGGCAATTTATATTTATTTAATTTGGAGAGAGGCTAACTAA